The Spirosoma sp. SC4-14 DNA window ACCGAAATCGGGAAACGTATTTTTGTTTCGGGGGGCACAGTGCATGTTCGCATGAATAAAATGAAACAGATGGGGATTGTGCGTGGCTCACAGTTGGTGATTGATCATACAAAGCTCGGGTGGGACATTAGCGCTTTTCTGGGGATTTATCTGGATAAAAGCTCGCTCTACAGCGAAGTTTCCGAACAGCTTGAAAAAATTCCGGAGGTCGTCAATATTCATTATACGACTGGTATCTATAGCATTTTTGCTAAAATTGTCTGCCGCGACACGCAGCACCTGCGGGAAGTTCTACACGATAAGATTCAGAAAGTCTCTGGTATCCAGCGGACCGAAACCTTTATTTCGCTGGAAGAGAGCGTCAATCGATCCATTCCGTTTAGCGAAGGAAAGGGGGTGTAGGGCTTCGCGCAGGGAGGGCGTGGCTGTACTGTACAATCCTCCGTGCCCCAAGCCCTACACCCTTGTGAACCCTAAACCGCTTCTGGTTTGTTATAGCGAACATTAACTTGAATTTCATGCAACCTACAATTCATGCAACCACAGTGGTTGGTATCCGGCATAATGGCCAAGTCGCGCTAGGGGCCGATGGGCAGGCTACCATGGGCAACACCGTTGCCAAAAGTAATGTACGGAAAGTACGCGTTCTGATGGGTGGAAAAATTCTCGCGGGTTTTGCCGGTTCTACGGCCGATGCCTTTACACTGATCGAGCGTTTTGAAGAAAAACTAAACGCCTATGGTGGTAACCTTAAACGGGCAGCAATCGAGCTGGCCAAAGACTGGCGTACAGATCGTTATTTGCGAAAACTGGAGGCTATGCTCATTGTGGCGTCAAAAGACGATTTATTGATTATATCCGGTACGGGCGATGTGATTGAACCTGATAGTGAAATTGCGGCAATCGGATCGGGGGGCGTATATGCCCAGTCGGCAGCGGTAGCGTTGAAAAAACACGCCCCTTCACTTTCGGCCGAAGAAATGGTGCGCGAGAGCCTGCATATTGCTGCCGATGTCTGCATCTATACCAATCATAATTTGGTAGTGGAAACGTTATAAGGAAATAAGACAGATCGTTCTGATACCCTCCGGACCGGGGCTAGGTTTGCTTATTTCTTTTTTTATATTTGCGAGATACTGTTTTTCCGACGTTATGAAATTTCTCAGCCAGTCTGCTCCAAAGGTGATGAACCGGCGCATTGCGCTGGGCTTCTTTGTGGCCGTGGTCCTGATTGCGTCGGGGTTCACATTGTCGTTCTACAGCTATAATCAATATGGCGACGATACGGGTCGTGTTCGGCATACATATGAAGTATTGAGTTCGCTCCAGAATATTCTTTCGCTGGTAAAAGATGTTGAATCGGGGGCGCGAGGGTATCTGCTAACGAACGATTCGACCTATCTTGAGCCTTACCAGACTGCCATTGCTGCCATACCTGGCCGAATTGAAGAACTACGTGTTCTGATGGGCGATAATCCATTACAAAAACAGCGAATCTCAAGACTAAGCCGGTTGGTTAATGCTAAAATTGATATTGCCCAACAGCGGATAAAAAACCGGGCTTCTCAGTCGCCTGTTGTTCTTAAATTGAGTGGTGAAGGCCGTCGGCGTATGGAAGCTCTTCGGCGTCATGTATCCGTGATGGTCGATACGGAACGTACGCTGATGGAAATGCGAAACCGGCAGGCTGCCCGTTCGTTTCGAAACACGCTCATTATTATTTTTGCGTTGTCTTTACTGACCTTTCTGGCATTGGTTATTTCCTATCGGCTACTGGAGCAGGAACTGACGCGTCGGCAGCAGAATGAAGACCAGCTTCGTGCCTATGAAGCCAGGCTTAAAGAACAAATTCGCCAACTGGAAGCGTCTAATGAAGAACTTGAGCGATTTGCATTTGTGGCCAGTCATGATCTTCAGGAGCCACTTCGAAAAATTCAGTCGTTTGCTAACCTTATTACGGACCGATATGGCAATCTGTTCGATGGCGACAGCCTGATGTTTATGGACAAAATTGTTCACTCGGCCGAACGAATGTCGAAGCTAATTAAAGATTTATTAAACTTTTCCCGTATTTCGAATCATCAGGAAGAGTTCAAGCCAGTGCCGCTGGCAAGTATTATCCAACGGATTCTGGACGATCAGGAACTTCGGATTAAAGGGCTTGATGTGCAGTTGGAGGTTGGTCAATTGCCTGTTATAGACGCAATTGGTAGCCAAATGGATCATTTGTTTACCAATCTGATTTCAAACGCGCTGAAGTTTACCCGAAACGATGTCAGACCTCTGTTGCGTATTCAGTCGACTCCAGTCGATGGTTCCGTGTATCCTGAACTAATTTCGGGCCGACGTTATTTCGAAATTACAATTGCTGATAACGGAATCGGATTTGATGAAAAATATTTAGATCATATTTTTAAAGTGTTTCAGCGATTGCATGGCAAAAGCGAATTTGAAGGCACGGGTATCGGGCTGGCTATTTGCAAACGGGTAGCTGTCTCTCACCACGGCTATATCACGGCCCGTAGCCAACCCGGCCAGGGGACAACATTTATCGTAGTTCTGCCCGAAAGTCAATCATTACAAGATTATGACCGATCAAACCCAACCGAGACCTATTCATATTCTATTAGTTGATGACGATGAGGACGATCGTTATCTTACTCGAGAAGCGTTTCATCAGCATTATCCTGCCAGCCATATTTCATTTGCTGAAGATGGCGAAGACTTACTTGATTTTTTGACGTATCAGGGCCGTTATTCCGGGGCCGTTCATACACTACCCGAACTGATTCTTCTGGATTTGAATATGCCCCGAAAAGATGGGCGGGAGGCTCTTCGGGAAATAAAAGCCAGCGACCAGCTTCGGCATATCCCTATCGTGGTGCTGACAACGTCGGATGCCAAGGAAGATATTGAGACCTCGTATTTCAATGGAGCCAACAGCTTTATTACCAAACCGCCTACGTTTCAACGGTTGAGCGAAGTAACAAAAGCCATTGGGCAGTATTGGTTCAATGTGGTAACTGTGTGTGACCACGAAACAGAAGAATAAACCGGTGGCGAGTGACGCCCGAAAACGGGTAGTAACGTCACTCACCGCCAACTTATTTGCCGCTCAGATTAACCAGATCGACAAAAATCTTTTCCAGTTCAGCCGTTACTACCCGATTCTGGCCGGGCGTAAATTTGTTGACTAATATACAGAAGCTCATTCGTTCGCCATCGGTTGCTGTAAAATAGCCAGCATAGGCCCGAACCCCTTCAATTGACCCACTTTTTGCCCGTATATTGCCAGCGGCTGCTGTTCGCCGGGCCAGTGATCTGACGGTTCCGGTCTGGCCAAGCACCGGAATGGTTTCGTAGAACTGAGGAAAGGTTTTTTCCCGGCTCAATGCGCTTAGAATGCCTGTCATATTATCGGCTGTGAGCGCCCCAACTGTTGATAGGCCACTTCCGTCGCGAATGCGAAAACCATCCAGATTAACGCCCTTACTTTTCCAGAACTTTAGCAAAGCCTCAATGCTATCGTCGGTAGTCGTTACTGTTTTATCTAATGTTAATGCTGTGGTTCGCAGCAGAGCTTCTGCATACAGGTTAAGACTTTGAAAGTTTGTTTGCTGGGCCAGTTCGGCCAGAGAAGGTGATTGGTGCTGAGTAAGCTTTATTCGTTGGCCTGTTGCGGCTACCGTAGTCGATAAGCCACCACCTACCGAAACCGGAGCACCACTAACCACAACATTAGTCTGTTGGAGTTGTTGATGAAGAGCAAAGGCCGTAAAATAAGCAGGATCGGGTAGCGCACCTTTCACACTGAATTCGTTGGCTGGCTCACCAATGGGCACTTTTCCGGTTAGCCACTGCTGATTCATGAACGGAGCACCGTAAATGTTGACATGATCGCCGGTATGGGCCGCATCGGTTGTTACCGTATTTTGAAACGTAAGATATGGGATGGCCGGGTCGGTGCGTAGAACAGGAGCGGGGGTATTGATGCTGCGTCCTGTTTTGAAAAAAACCCGATATAAATTTTCGTTGATGTTCAGCGCACTTAGGCTGGCCCCGTAGTAATTGCCCAGATCGCCAAAAGGCCAGGTGTCGGGAGTTGTTAATGTGTTGTATAGGCTGGCATCACCTATCACGGAACCCTGAATGCGACGGATACCCACCGATTTGACTGCCAACGCCCAATATTCGAGGAGTGAACTCAGATCAAAATAATTAGGAAAACGCCAACTCCCCAGCGATGGATCGCCACTACCCCTTATGTATACATTTCCGGTTAAAACGCTGTCTTTTATACTGCCGTCGTATTCAAGCGTTGTTGTATAGGTGTAGGTGCTCCCGAGCACAGCCAGAGCGGTTCCGGTGGTTATAAGTTTTAGGGTTGAGGCTGATGGAAGACTTTGGCGGGCATTGTAGCCAATTAGCTCAGTACCATCACTAACCCGCCTGATGGATAAGGCAACGGTGCCGAAACGAGCCGCTGGCCCCGACTGGAAAGCTTCGACATGGGCCAGCAATCGCTGTATGGCCAGCGAATCGGCAACGGAGAACCGACGAGAGGGAATTGTGCTCCAGCCACAGGTGCTGAATTGGCAAATAAGCAGAGAAATGGATAACCAATGGCAAAAATGGGGCATAACTGCGTTTAGAGACGGTTAGGCGATTCGGGGTCTATTTTGTACTTTTGCAAACTTACATAATACTTACCACCTGACTTGTGTTAAAAACTCCACCCTTGACGAGAGATCGAAAAACGCATCGGAATATTAAGCTGTACGCATGAAATTATCGTTTCTGGGGGCGGCCCGGCAGGTAACAGGTAGTATGTACCTGCTGGAACTAGAGGATGACTATCGCATCCTGATTGACTGTGGATCGGACATGGAGAGACCCAACTCCAACGGTCAATCTGGATTACACGAAGCCGCTCCAACTATTCCTCACCGGGGATTTTTCCCGTTTGAGGCTTCGAGTATAAATGTGGTATTACTGACCCACGCCCACGTTGACCATTCGGGTAATCTGCCAAACCTGTATCGGGAAGGGTATGAAGGCCAGATTCTGTGTACTGAACCAACGCTGGCTCTAACCAATGTATTGCTGAAAGATGCCGCATCGCTCAATCAGAAGCGGATCAATGACCTGAATGTCAGCAAAAAACAGAAAGTGAAAGAGCGGCAGGTACAGATGCAGAAAACGCTCTATCTGGATAAACAGGTGCGGGAGGCAATGGAGAATGTTGTCCCCATTGCATTCAACCGAAAGTTCAGACTTACCAGCAACGTTGATGTCACGTTTATTCCGGCGGGCCATCTGCTGGGAGCCGCTCATATCGTGATCAATGTGTTTGAAAATGGAGAGCGTAAGAGTATTTGCTTCTCGGGCGATATTGGTCGGAAGAACTACCCACTCCTGGTCGACCCGGCACCCGTGCCCGCTGTTGATTATCTGGTTTGCGAAAGCACGTATGGCAATCGGTTGCACGAGAACCACATGTCGCCCGAAGACGCACTGGCCGATGTAATCCAGCGGACCTGTATCGACATTCCCGGACGCCTTATTATTCCGTCATTCAGCGTTGGGCGAACCCAGGCGCTGTTGTATACATTAAATCGGCTTTATACGGAACGGAATTTTCCGCCAATACGCGTGTTTTCGGATAGCCCTATGGCATTTGAAAGCTCCAAAATTTACACACAGCATATCAGAATGCTGAATGGCGAGGCTAAAGAATTCTACGAAGAGAATGAAGTACTGTTCGATTTTCAGAACTTTCAGTTTCTCGAATCATCAAAAGCCAGTAAGGCCGTTTCTGACTATGCCGAACCATGTATTATTATTTCCTCGTCGGGAATGGTGCAGGGCGGGCGGGTTGAACACCACGTTGCTCAAAATATTAGCAACCCTTACTCAACCATTCTGATTATTGGCTACTGTGCCGAAGGTACCCTGGGGTGGCGTCTTCTGAATGGACAGCAAACGCTGAGCATCAAAGGGAAAGATCATCAGGTACTGGCCAATATTGAGAAAATAGACGTGTTTAGCGGGCATGGCGACCGCAATGATTTGATGAGTTTTGTTGGCAAACAATCGCCCGAAACGCTAAAAAATATTTTTCTTGTTCACGGTGAATACGAAAGCATGGAGTCCTTTAAGGCAACCCTGTCTGAAGCTGGCTACCCGCAGGTAACTATTCCCAAAAAAGGCGAAAGCTTCGACTTATAAGTAGTGAGTATTTCGACGCGAGGAGTCCCCGATTAGGGTACTTCCTGCTTCTTACTCCTAATGACTAGCTCATGAGAACATACCTCGATTTTGAAAAGCCTATAGCCGATCTTGAAGCGCGGCTGGAAGAGACCAAGAAATTAGCCCAAACCAGTAATGTCGATGTTACTGAAGCGGTTAACATGCTGGAGCTTAGTATCGACAAACTCCGTCGGGAAATATTTCAGAATCTTACCCGCTGGCAGCGGGTACAACTGTCGCGTCATCCAGATCGTCCTTATACGCTTGATTACATTTCGCTCATGTGTGATCAGTTTATCGAACTGCATGGCGATCGCACCGTTCGCGATGATCCGGCTATGGTAGGCGGATTTTGTGAGTTGGGTGGGCAGACAGTAATGATTATCGGGCAACAGAAAGGGCGGAATACCAAACAGCGTCAACACCGCAATTTTGGGATGCCTAATCCTGAAGGGTATCGGAAAGCACTTCGGCTCATGAAACTGGCCGAAAAATTTAATAAACCGATCATTACCCTGATCGATACGCCGGGCGCATTTCCTGGACTAGAGGCCGAAGAGCGTGGCCAGGGCGAAGCCATTGCGCGTAACCTGAAAGAGATGTTTATGCTGACAGTGCCGGTTATCTGCATTGTTATTGGTGAAGGCGCTTCGGGCGGAGCGTTGGGTATTGCTATTGGCGATCGAGTGTTGATGCTCGAAAATACCTGGTATTCAGTTATTTCTCCCGAAAACTGCTCTACTATCCTTTGGCGTAGCTGGGACTTTAAAGAACAGGCCGCCGAAGCCATGAAGCTGACAGCCCGCGACATGGAGCTTTATAAACTGGTGGATGGCATTGTGGAAGAACCGATTGGCGGAGCGCACAACGATCATCAGCAAATGGCTTATATTTTAAAAAATGTAATCCTCAACGCTTTGGCCGAGCTGAATGCCATTGATGCTCAGGAACGGATCAATCAACGGATCGATAAGTTCTGCTCAATGGGTGTTGTGCTGGAGTAACATTATAAACTGAACAGTGCTGATACAGTGGCAAAATCATTAAAATTCTGATGATTCGTAACCTCATTTTTGACCTCGGCGACGTTATTATTCCGATTGACCTAACGGCTCCCATCCGTAATTTTGCTATGCTGGCTAATGTGTCGGAAGAGCAGGTACGGACGATCTGGAAAGAACACAACTTTATTAATCATTACGAAACCGGCCTGATCGATGACGAAGCGTTTCGGTCTCATGTTCGGTCACTGCTTAAGAATGATGACTGGGCCGACGAAGTGATCGACACGGCCTGGAATACGGTTCTGCTCGATTTGCCTGTGGAGCGTATTCAGCGAATCAAAGAATTAAAGCCACATTATCGACTGTTTTTGCTCAGTAATACCAGTCCAATTCATATTCGGCGTGTCAATCAGGTGCTGGCTGGGTTGAATCAGCCCACGCTTGGGGATCTTTTTGAGCAGGTGTTTTATTCGTACGAGGTTCGGTTGGCAAAACCATCGCCCGAAATCTATCAGCATGTGCTAACTGAAGCCGGATTGGTTGCCAGCGAAACGGCGTTCTTCGACGATAATGCTGCGAACATACAAGCCGCTGCAGCGTTAGGGATTCAGGCGGTGCATGTGTTACCGCCTAAGACAATTTTAGATTATTTAAAGGATATATGAAGTAAACGGTATGATTCACAAGCGATCGGTAGGTTCATTGTTGAACAACCTCATACATCAAATTTCATAGATCATACAGTACTGATGAGTCAACGCACCAAAACGTACCTCCTCCACGGAGGTCTTTTTTTAATCACGCTGGTCACAACAACGATGGCGGGAGCCGAGTGGATGTTTGGGCGGCTGTTTATTCCGATTGATGGAATGAAAACGTTGGGCTGGGATGAATTTGTGCAGGGCTTTCAGTTTTCGATACCCTTTCTGGCCATTTTGACCGTCCATGAGTTTGGGCATTATTTTACTGCTAAAGCCAATCGTGTTCGCGTTACGTTGCCATACTATATTCCGCTCTGGTTAGGAATCGGACAGAGCATAGGCACCCTCGGGGCGTTTATTCGTATCAAGGATTACATCAATAGCCGGAAGAAATACTTCGATATTGGCATTGCTGGGCCGCTGGCTGGTTTTGCTCTGGCGCTGGTTGTGTTGTGGTATGGCTTCACTCACCTGCCACCGCCTGAATTTATTTTCACAATTCATCCCGAGTATCAGAAGTGGGGCCTCAACTACGGTCAGTTTGCGTATCAGAATTTGCCGCCGGGGGCTGCTGTCGGTTTGGGCGACAACCTGCTCTTTAGCTTCTTCAAAAACTACGTTGCCGATCCTGCCCGTTTGCCGCACCAGTATGAGATGATTCATTATCCGTATCTGATGGCAGGCTACCTGGCACTGTTTTTTACATCCCTGAATCTTATTCCCATCGGCCAGCTCGATGGAGGGC harbors:
- a CDS encoding Lrp/AsnC ligand binding domain-containing protein, which gives rise to MTEKNLEIDNTDLKILSLLMQDANMPYTEIGKRIFVSGGTVHVRMNKMKQMGIVRGSQLVIDHTKLGWDISAFLGIYLDKSSLYSEVSEQLEKIPEVVNIHYTTGIYSIFAKIVCRDTQHLREVLHDKIQKVSGIQRTETFISLEESVNRSIPFSEGKGV
- a CDS encoding acetyl-CoA carboxylase carboxyltransferase subunit alpha, with the protein product MRTYLDFEKPIADLEARLEETKKLAQTSNVDVTEAVNMLELSIDKLRREIFQNLTRWQRVQLSRHPDRPYTLDYISLMCDQFIELHGDRTVRDDPAMVGGFCELGGQTVMIIGQQKGRNTKQRQHRNFGMPNPEGYRKALRLMKLAEKFNKPIITLIDTPGAFPGLEAEERGQGEAIARNLKEMFMLTVPVICIVIGEGASGGALGIAIGDRVLMLENTWYSVISPENCSTILWRSWDFKEQAAEAMKLTARDMELYKLVDGIVEEPIGGAHNDHQQMAYILKNVILNALAELNAIDAQERINQRIDKFCSMGVVLE
- the hslV gene encoding ATP-dependent protease subunit HslV is translated as MQPTIHATTVVGIRHNGQVALGADGQATMGNTVAKSNVRKVRVLMGGKILAGFAGSTADAFTLIERFEEKLNAYGGNLKRAAIELAKDWRTDRYLRKLEAMLIVASKDDLLIISGTGDVIEPDSEIAAIGSGGVYAQSAAVALKKHAPSLSAEEMVRESLHIAADVCIYTNHNLVVETL
- the dacB gene encoding D-alanyl-D-alanine carboxypeptidase/D-alanyl-D-alanine-endopeptidase — its product is MPHFCHWLSISLLICQFSTCGWSTIPSRRFSVADSLAIQRLLAHVEAFQSGPAARFGTVALSIRRVSDGTELIGYNARQSLPSASTLKLITTGTALAVLGSTYTYTTTLEYDGSIKDSVLTGNVYIRGSGDPSLGSWRFPNYFDLSSLLEYWALAVKSVGIRRIQGSVIGDASLYNTLTTPDTWPFGDLGNYYGASLSALNINENLYRVFFKTGRSINTPAPVLRTDPAIPYLTFQNTVTTDAAHTGDHVNIYGAPFMNQQWLTGKVPIGEPANEFSVKGALPDPAYFTAFALHQQLQQTNVVVSGAPVSVGGGLSTTVAATGQRIKLTQHQSPSLAELAQQTNFQSLNLYAEALLRTTALTLDKTVTTTDDSIEALLKFWKSKGVNLDGFRIRDGSGLSTVGALTADNMTGILSALSREKTFPQFYETIPVLGQTGTVRSLARRTAAAGNIRAKSGSIEGVRAYAGYFTATDGERMSFCILVNKFTPGQNRVVTAELEKIFVDLVNLSGK
- a CDS encoding response regulator; the encoded protein is MTDQTQPRPIHILLVDDDEDDRYLTREAFHQHYPASHISFAEDGEDLLDFLTYQGRYSGAVHTLPELILLDLNMPRKDGREALREIKASDQLRHIPIVVLTTSDAKEDIETSYFNGANSFITKPPTFQRLSEVTKAIGQYWFNVVTVCDHETEE
- a CDS encoding CHASE3 domain-containing protein — encoded protein: MKFLSQSAPKVMNRRIALGFFVAVVLIASGFTLSFYSYNQYGDDTGRVRHTYEVLSSLQNILSLVKDVESGARGYLLTNDSTYLEPYQTAIAAIPGRIEELRVLMGDNPLQKQRISRLSRLVNAKIDIAQQRIKNRASQSPVVLKLSGEGRRRMEALRRHVSVMVDTERTLMEMRNRQAARSFRNTLIIIFALSLLTFLALVISYRLLEQELTRRQQNEDQLRAYEARLKEQIRQLEASNEELERFAFVASHDLQEPLRKIQSFANLITDRYGNLFDGDSLMFMDKIVHSAERMSKLIKDLLNFSRISNHQEEFKPVPLASIIQRILDDQELRIKGLDVQLEVGQLPVIDAIGSQMDHLFTNLISNALKFTRNDVRPLLRIQSTPVDGSVYPELISGRRYFEITIADNGIGFDEKYLDHIFKVFQRLHGKSEFEGTGIGLAICKRVAVSHHGYITARSQPGQGTTFIVVLPESQSLQDYDRSNPTETYSYSIS
- a CDS encoding HAD family phosphatase, encoding MIRNLIFDLGDVIIPIDLTAPIRNFAMLANVSEEQVRTIWKEHNFINHYETGLIDDEAFRSHVRSLLKNDDWADEVIDTAWNTVLLDLPVERIQRIKELKPHYRLFLLSNTSPIHIRRVNQVLAGLNQPTLGDLFEQVFYSYEVRLAKPSPEIYQHVLTEAGLVASETAFFDDNAANIQAAAALGIQAVHVLPPKTILDYLKDI
- a CDS encoding site-2 protease family protein, which translates into the protein MSQRTKTYLLHGGLFLITLVTTTMAGAEWMFGRLFIPIDGMKTLGWDEFVQGFQFSIPFLAILTVHEFGHYFTAKANRVRVTLPYYIPLWLGIGQSIGTLGAFIRIKDYINSRKKYFDIGIAGPLAGFALALVVLWYGFTHLPPPEFIFTIHPEYQKWGLNYGQFAYQNLPPGAAVGLGDNLLFSFFKNYVADPARLPHQYEMIHYPYLMAGYLALFFTSLNLIPIGQLDGGHILYALIGRDLYRWVAPALFIVFAFYAGLGLFKPTDFAVPSDEAFFSELGNFALYIVFLYLAFANISENRMTSLLITLSVVATQLVFSWVQPQWEGYQGFLVFVFVLGRFLGIYHPETELQEPLDTKRRIMGWLALIVFVLCFSPKPFLFS
- a CDS encoding MBL fold metallo-hydrolase → MKLSFLGAARQVTGSMYLLELEDDYRILIDCGSDMERPNSNGQSGLHEAAPTIPHRGFFPFEASSINVVLLTHAHVDHSGNLPNLYREGYEGQILCTEPTLALTNVLLKDAASLNQKRINDLNVSKKQKVKERQVQMQKTLYLDKQVREAMENVVPIAFNRKFRLTSNVDVTFIPAGHLLGAAHIVINVFENGERKSICFSGDIGRKNYPLLVDPAPVPAVDYLVCESTYGNRLHENHMSPEDALADVIQRTCIDIPGRLIIPSFSVGRTQALLYTLNRLYTERNFPPIRVFSDSPMAFESSKIYTQHIRMLNGEAKEFYEENEVLFDFQNFQFLESSKASKAVSDYAEPCIIISSSGMVQGGRVEHHVAQNISNPYSTILIIGYCAEGTLGWRLLNGQQTLSIKGKDHQVLANIEKIDVFSGHGDRNDLMSFVGKQSPETLKNIFLVHGEYESMESFKATLSEAGYPQVTIPKKGESFDL